One Campylobacter concisus DNA window includes the following coding sequences:
- a CDS encoding bifunctional diguanylate cyclase/phosphodiesterase, with translation MRAHSSYAYLDVFFTLPMISILAGVSIFLYSKFAASQEKLAIIMDSISVFFLIAMLIYGIFDEVDILSMINNRSNIVFLSIVAINFLILFITLSEVFTSSLLHIKISGFYLISASILFTMLNLFIFYSQISNVNFGHKIDFLYIVPFFFLMIGAFHLKAKNEYVTNTDKDISIGSKWLPIIIVLPLLLQEDLTSFSALISLFVLVVNAIVNYYVKSSIASRKILDYERNLHREMEKSMHERTNELMLANLRLQDMSEKDYLTDLGNRNFIVNELERMCKSISEDEEIAVYYINLSRFKSINTSYGHEIGDRILKLVAKRILEVCNRQEAIARISADEFIVLAKMEINSHTKRLNLGIALKDVIEKPIQIDRYHFGLKCIIGIDVATKNSTANPRNIIKNADMAMYYAKKNPALNPMVYSDKISNEMHLSSSIEIALKKANLQEDLHAYFQPIFDLKIEKMIYAEVFLYWKSEKFGLMEASKFMKEVNVNSDILNDICSLLVSKTIEYIDIWQKEKLLIPKISINVAQIQNKSEKFVLDFISSLRSHHVNPELFEIEFGEEIWTNNSKTLDKIFSILKENNIDVCIDNFGSGYTSFIYIRKYGVKRIKIASEFVAQASNSKIDAQIVSAIIDLAKAMKIKVGAKGVEKEEDIHFLKELDCNEVQGLFLSRPMSAEEFEDLVRQDPQMIAKA, from the coding sequence TTGCGGGCTCATAGTTCTTATGCGTATCTTGATGTGTTTTTTACGTTGCCGATGATATCTATTTTAGCTGGCGTTAGTATATTTTTGTATTCAAAATTTGCAGCCAGTCAAGAAAAACTAGCCATCATTATGGATAGCATAAGTGTCTTTTTTTTAATAGCAATGTTAATATATGGTATTTTTGATGAAGTAGATATCTTATCGATGATAAATAATAGATCAAATATCGTTTTTCTCTCTATTGTGGCCATAAATTTTCTTATACTTTTTATCACTTTAAGCGAGGTTTTTACAAGCAGTTTGCTTCATATAAAAATTAGCGGCTTTTACCTTATATCGGCTAGTATTTTATTTACGATGCTAAATTTATTTATTTTTTATAGTCAGATCTCAAATGTAAATTTTGGCCATAAAATAGATTTTTTATATATCGTTCCTTTCTTCTTCTTGATGATAGGAGCTTTTCATTTAAAAGCTAAAAATGAGTATGTTACAAATACCGATAAAGATATCTCAATAGGATCAAAATGGCTACCAATAATAATAGTTTTACCTTTGCTATTACAAGAAGATCTAACATCTTTTAGTGCGCTCATCTCACTTTTTGTTTTAGTTGTAAATGCTATTGTTAATTACTATGTTAAAAGCTCTATTGCAAGTAGAAAAATATTAGATTATGAGAGAAATCTTCATAGAGAGATGGAAAAGTCGATGCATGAGCGAACCAATGAACTTATGCTCGCAAATTTAAGACTTCAAGATATGTCTGAGAAGGACTATCTAACAGATCTTGGTAATAGAAATTTTATAGTAAATGAGCTTGAAAGAATGTGTAAAAGCATTTCTGAAGATGAGGAAATCGCAGTTTATTATATAAATTTAAGCCGTTTTAAAAGCATAAATACATCTTACGGGCATGAAATAGGCGATAGAATTTTAAAATTAGTTGCAAAGAGAATACTTGAAGTTTGCAATAGGCAAGAAGCCATAGCAAGGATTAGTGCGGACGAATTTATCGTACTAGCAAAAATGGAGATAAATAGTCATACAAAACGTTTAAATCTTGGTATTGCCTTAAAAGATGTTATTGAAAAACCAATTCAAATAGATAGATATCACTTTGGGCTTAAGTGCATAATAGGCATAGACGTAGCAACAAAAAATAGCACGGCAAATCCAAGAAATATTATAAAAAATGCAGATATGGCAATGTATTACGCCAAAAAAAATCCAGCTTTAAATCCTATGGTTTATAGCGATAAAATTAGCAATGAAATGCACCTAAGCTCAAGTATCGAGATCGCACTTAAAAAAGCTAATTTGCAAGAAGACCTTCATGCATATTTTCAACCAATATTTGATCTAAAAATCGAAAAAATGATCTACGCAGAGGTTTTTTTATATTGGAAATCAGAAAAATTTGGCTTGATGGAAGCAAGCAAATTTATGAAAGAGGTAAATGTAAATAGCGATATTTTAAACGATATTTGCTCGCTTTTAGTTTCAAAGACTATAGAGTATATAGATATATGGCAAAAAGAAAAACTCTTGATACCAAAAATAAGCATAAATGTTGCACAGATTCAAAATAAATCAGAAAAATTTGTTTTAGATTTTATTTCTAGCTTACGTTCGCATCATGTAAATCCAGAGCTTTTTGAAATAGAATTTGGCGAAGAAATATGGACAAATAATTCTAAAACGCTCGATAAAATTTTTTCTATTCTCAAAGAAAATAATATAGATGTTTGTATAGATAATTTTGGCTCTGGATATACTTCATTTATTTATATTAGAAAATATGGTGTTAAGCGTATAAAAATAGCGAGTGAATTTGTTGCTCAAGCATCAAATAGCAAAATAGATGCACAAATCGTATCTGCAATTATTGATTTAGCAAAGGCAATGAAGATAAAAGTTGGCGCAAAAGGCGTAGAAAAAGAAGAAGATATTCATTTCTTAAAAGAGCTTGATTGTAACGAAGTGCAAGGACTTTTTTTATCTCGTCCTATGAGTGCAGAAGAATTTGAAGACCTTGTAAGACAAGATCCTCAAATGATAGCTAAAGCTTAA
- a CDS encoding putative bifunctional diguanylate cyclase/phosphodiesterase produces the protein MFCTSFVAFFSLKFSKRRLSILLCLIALIVISTYDVFTTTMDFWIDEISFFGYDIVFKSSFFMLFVATLHLREGEANLKFRALRNDFDKILIQKLFVFAVFLTIMILYSWKINLTWLFSILVTLLAYGALSYTFSNVRKMDILIKREIHIKKVLNNQIESKVKELEETNRHLQRISKYDYLTNALNRQYFIARLEEMIKSKALGEKIDIYSIDINHFKAINDSYGHYIGDDVIAKFASNIESILPPNDSLFARSGGDDFIVVVKQNENVHCREFLHYLLKAISEPIVIDDYKIVLDAKIGISSTQTSEILADDFIMQSEAALEAAKKDASEKYVFYSDIKSIIQDRNYIEILLNSISFDEEFELKFQPQYLIEGKKIVGAEALVRWNSPIKGPVDQSKFIPIAEQSSIINAIGKWVAKNAIKQMAFWNEKYNTNLKIGINISPKQIDNINFAYKFLSYIDRYDIDPSCVDVEITEASLVNAEEMMQSALSELSNRGICISIDDFGTGFSSMNYIKKYPMSRLKIAKELIDNIAKNDIDKDVVKSVIALAKNVELKTIAEGVEDETQLEILRELGCDEVQGYLWGKPMNAEDFEKLIISAI, from the coding sequence ATGTTTTGTACTTCATTTGTTGCGTTTTTTTCACTTAAATTTTCAAAAAGAAGACTATCTATACTTTTATGCTTGATAGCGCTTATTGTAATAAGCACTTATGACGTTTTTACCACTACAATGGATTTTTGGATAGATGAAATATCCTTTTTTGGATACGACATTGTGTTTAAGAGTTCATTTTTTATGTTGTTTGTTGCCACGCTTCATTTAAGAGAGGGTGAGGCAAATCTAAAATTTAGGGCACTCAGAAACGATTTTGATAAAATTTTAATACAAAAGCTATTTGTTTTCGCCGTATTTTTGACGATTATGATCTTGTACTCTTGGAAGATAAATTTGACATGGTTATTTTCTATTTTAGTTACTTTGCTTGCATACGGAGCATTATCTTATACATTTTCTAATGTTAGAAAGATGGATATTTTAATTAAACGTGAAATACATATCAAAAAAGTGTTAAATAATCAGATAGAAAGTAAAGTAAAAGAGCTTGAAGAGACAAATAGGCACCTACAAAGGATCAGCAAATATGATTATTTGACAAACGCTCTAAATCGCCAGTATTTTATCGCAAGGCTTGAAGAGATGATAAAGTCAAAGGCACTTGGCGAAAAGATAGATATTTATAGTATTGACATAAACCATTTTAAAGCGATAAATGACTCGTATGGGCATTATATCGGCGATGATGTAATAGCAAAGTTTGCTTCAAATATTGAGTCAATATTGCCACCAAACGATTCCTTATTTGCAAGGTCTGGCGGCGATGATTTTATCGTTGTTGTCAAGCAAAATGAAAATGTGCATTGCAGGGAATTTTTGCATTATCTACTAAAAGCTATTTCAGAGCCAATCGTTATAGATGATTATAAAATTGTACTTGATGCGAAAATAGGGATTAGCTCGACACAAACTAGTGAAATTTTGGCTGATGATTTTATCATGCAATCAGAAGCAGCACTAGAAGCAGCAAAAAAAGATGCATCTGAAAAGTATGTTTTTTATAGTGATATAAAAAGCATTATTCAGGATAGAAACTACATAGAAATATTGCTAAATAGCATAAGCTTTGATGAAGAATTTGAGCTAAAATTTCAGCCTCAGTATCTAATAGAAGGTAAAAAAATAGTAGGAGCAGAGGCTCTTGTTAGGTGGAACTCTCCTATAAAAGGTCCGGTAGATCAATCAAAATTTATCCCAATAGCCGAACAAAGCTCTATTATCAATGCGATAGGAAAATGGGTGGCAAAAAATGCTATAAAACAAATGGCCTTTTGGAATGAAAAATATAATACTAATCTAAAAATAGGCATAAACATCTCACCAAAACAGATTGATAATATAAATTTTGCATATAAATTTTTAAGCTATATAGATAGATACGACATCGATCCATCTTGTGTAGATGTTGAGATCACTGAGGCCAGCCTCGTTAATGCCGAAGAGATGATGCAAAGCGCGTTATCTGAGCTTTCTAATAGAGGAATTTGCATATCCATAGATGATTTTGGTACCGGTTTTTCATCGATGAATTACATCAAAAAATATCCTATGAGTCGTCTAAAGATCGCTAAAGAGCTGATAGATAATATTGCTAAAAATGATATAGATAAAGACGTAGTAAAAAGCGTTATAGCTTTAGCTAAAAATGTGGAGCTAAAGACTATTGCTGAAGGTGTCGAAGATGAAACCCAGCTTGAAATTTTAAGAGAGCTTGGATGCGATGAGGTGCAAGGCTATCTTTGGGGTAAGCCAATGAATGCAGAGGATTTTGAAAAGCTTATAATAAGTGCTATTTAA
- the ciaB gene encoding invasion protein CiaB, with amino-acid sequence MNNFKRLNELTKEQKNKLNAIYKNLDDDIINEAVKICGLAGTPSQKLALARRIVDLKVDPLQNELKKLNLGEDEQKRVLNLMYGYVRNLYENLHAKLLEKAKEEKILDQFNQAFVQAMHELGLSLNAWQISWQDRIIDTTNKEFETKFKDLSQANEFITKNGLFQCDANGVRADRTYGAVCKEGEKFSFLPYALAFKDEVRELKSVFAKNLEILRNLAQNDEQKSYIKYLEKLQNAFCEEDNAKVINAWQETEIAWMDVKGALQPGHPLEYYEDAYTHAVALEWDIRLVDSEGIDELKFKEKVAKTYKSVCEKIKFDNAETNKAVSENIARTQLYISVPIIYYGAELNGLFSAQVVPNDESVSAKCGKKIFAFVNHVYEDAKAKPFMKLSSEIFSKEFLDFGREILFLKPKIWKKVYEISTIGHEFGHILFIGLDTEMMMNKSGVFKFIEEYKATTGGLVNFFLHEEAEYKMAVFHELIARAVGLIAWRKVNEVRAYYCEGLIHLSLLFRAGVLKFDGKLSVDMSEQAYAKFKEICLENYYDLARTYAKKVDASTFLEKFCQKDELSYLPKDEECKKFVEHFYARYEAIGNDVDDSGEWQRWQSLAKKAEKDI; translated from the coding sequence ATGAACAATTTTAAAAGATTAAATGAACTCACAAAAGAGCAAAAAAATAAGCTAAATGCTATTTATAAAAATTTAGACGATGATATCATAAACGAGGCTGTTAAAATTTGTGGCCTTGCTGGTACACCAAGCCAAAAACTAGCTCTTGCAAGAAGAATAGTAGATCTTAAAGTTGATCCGCTTCAAAATGAGCTAAAAAAGCTAAATTTAGGCGAAGACGAGCAAAAACGGGTGCTAAATTTAATGTATGGCTACGTTAGAAATTTATATGAAAATCTGCACGCCAAGCTTTTAGAAAAGGCCAAGGAAGAGAAAATTTTAGATCAGTTTAACCAAGCCTTTGTGCAGGCTATGCACGAGCTTGGCCTAAGCCTAAATGCGTGGCAAATTTCATGGCAGGATCGTATTATCGACACTACAAACAAAGAGTTTGAGACTAAATTTAAAGATCTAAGCCAGGCAAATGAGTTTATTACTAAAAACGGCTTATTTCAGTGTGACGCTAACGGTGTAAGGGCTGATAGAACGTATGGCGCAGTTTGTAAAGAAGGCGAGAAATTTAGCTTTTTGCCTTACGCACTTGCCTTTAAAGATGAGGTGAGAGAGCTTAAAAGTGTCTTTGCTAAAAATCTTGAAATTTTAAGAAATTTAGCCCAAAATGACGAGCAAAAATCATACATAAAATACCTTGAAAAGCTGCAAAATGCCTTTTGCGAAGAGGATAATGCAAAGGTGATAAACGCTTGGCAAGAGACTGAGATAGCGTGGATGGATGTAAAAGGTGCGCTTCAGCCAGGCCATCCGCTAGAGTACTACGAGGATGCCTATACGCACGCAGTCGCGCTTGAGTGGGACATCAGACTTGTTGATAGCGAGGGCATAGATGAGCTTAAATTTAAAGAAAAAGTGGCAAAAACTTATAAGAGCGTTTGCGAAAAGATCAAGTTTGATAATGCTGAAACAAACAAGGCAGTTAGCGAAAATATCGCTAGAACGCAGCTTTATATAAGCGTGCCGATAATTTATTATGGCGCCGAACTAAACGGGCTTTTTAGCGCTCAAGTCGTGCCAAATGATGAGAGTGTGAGCGCAAAATGCGGTAAGAAAATTTTTGCCTTTGTAAATCACGTCTATGAGGATGCAAAGGCAAAACCGTTTATGAAACTTAGTTCGGAAATTTTTAGCAAAGAATTTTTGGATTTTGGCAGAGAGATTTTATTTTTAAAGCCAAAAATTTGGAAAAAAGTCTATGAAATCTCAACGATTGGCCATGAGTTTGGACACATACTCTTTATCGGGCTTGACACCGAGATGATGATGAATAAAAGTGGCGTCTTTAAATTTATAGAAGAGTATAAGGCGACGACTGGCGGACTAGTAAATTTTTTCTTGCACGAAGAGGCGGAGTATAAAATGGCCGTCTTTCATGAGCTAATAGCCCGTGCTGTTGGGCTTATCGCGTGGCGAAAGGTCAATGAGGTGAGGGCTTATTACTGCGAGGGACTCATACATCTTAGCTTGCTTTTTAGGGCTGGCGTGCTTAAATTTGATGGCAAACTAAGCGTGGATATGAGCGAGCAAGCTTACGCTAAATTTAAAGAAATTTGCTTAGAAAACTACTACGATCTAGCGCGAACATACGCTAAAAAAGTTGATGCGAGCACATTTTTGGAGAAATTTTGCCAAAAAGATGAACTAAGCTATTTGCCAAAAGATGAAGAGTGTAAGAAATTTGTTGAGCATTTTTACGCTAGATACGAAGCTATCGGCAACGACGTCGATGATAGTGGCGAGTGGCAAAGATGGCAAAGTTTAGCCAAAAAGGCAGAGAAAGATATATAA
- a CDS encoding acyl-CoA thioesterase, with protein MDILKDFGEPRIKQVMLPKDTNSAGNIFGGWIMSQIDLAGAQAAREISPERVVTISMKEIIFKQPVFVGDVLSCYAKIISVGKTSITTQIEVTALRLNPGGYRETIHVTSATATYVSVTKDGLKKPIDEKLKQLHGF; from the coding sequence ATGGATATTTTAAAGGATTTTGGTGAGCCACGTATCAAACAAGTTATGTTGCCAAAGGACACAAACTCGGCTGGAAATATTTTTGGTGGTTGGATAATGAGTCAGATCGACCTTGCAGGTGCTCAGGCCGCTAGAGAAATTTCTCCTGAACGCGTTGTGACGATCTCTATGAAAGAGATCATTTTCAAGCAACCTGTCTTTGTTGGCGATGTGCTAAGCTGCTACGCTAAAATCATCTCTGTTGGTAAAACCTCGATAACAACGCAAATAGAAGTAACCGCCCTTAGGCTAAATCCGGGCGGATATAGAGAAACTATACACGTTACTAGTGCTACTGCAACTTACGTAAGCGTGACGAAAGATGGACTTAAAAAGCCAATCGATGAGAAGCTAAAGCAGCTTCATGGATTTTAA
- a CDS encoding Crp/Fnr family transcriptional regulator, translating into MKKSRLGLLQTQITKILTQNELDKFEYKELPKTSIIYTEEIKIIILKSGCAKLSFFEDGEEFILYHLEASNIAVLDDNCAFEILEDAEIYAINLNKIGEILSNANVADEILKAVLNAVIVQRQIIKSILFEDAKGRIANFLIELAKEQDLKQNGYHYIFLPFSLKVLSSFVGLKRQSASTAFNELIKDDIIRKITPHEFLIIDYEKLESYTN; encoded by the coding sequence ATGAAAAAATCACGTCTAGGTCTTTTGCAAACACAAATCACAAAGATCCTAACTCAAAATGAGCTTGATAAATTTGAGTATAAAGAGCTACCAAAAACAAGCATAATCTACACAGAAGAGATCAAGATCATCATCTTAAAAAGTGGCTGTGCAAAGCTCTCATTTTTTGAAGATGGAGAGGAATTTATCCTTTATCATTTAGAAGCGAGCAACATCGCCGTGCTTGATGATAATTGCGCTTTTGAAATACTTGAAGATGCTGAAATTTATGCTATAAATTTAAACAAAATAGGTGAAATTTTATCAAATGCAAATGTCGCAGATGAAATTTTAAAAGCTGTGTTAAATGCAGTAATCGTGCAACGCCAGATCATAAAATCAATACTTTTTGAAGATGCAAAAGGCAGGATTGCAAATTTTTTGATCGAGCTTGCAAAGGAGCAGGATCTAAAACAAAATGGATATCACTACATATTTTTACCATTTTCTCTAAAGGTGCTCTCAAGCTTTGTGGGGCTAAAACGCCAAAGCGCTTCAACTGCCTTTAATGAGCTTATAAAAGACGACATCATAAGAAAGATCACACCACACGAGTTTTTAATAATTGATTATGAAAAACTTGAAAGTTACACAAACTAA
- a CDS encoding formate/nitrite transporter family protein — translation MLNPAETAQAVSSSMEHKAHMPLTSIIFLAIMAGAAIAMGDIFWAHSTVGMAENQSIGLSNFIGGITFSCGLMMVVFYGGHLFTSSVLSGVSAYEGKLKLGKTIGYWAIVWIFNFVGGALIAYMYYYSGLPLKYDGYILQHFIPAGIGKITAPFHELFIRGIFCNVFVCMSIWTATSESNLSGKFFAIMWMIGAFVACSMEHCVANMFIITEAIISKAHYIAANGGDIAAAAAALGHGITAEKLEVLNWGNFIGKNLVPVTLGNICGGLFFVGLVGFMANKFDMKKKA, via the coding sequence ATGTTAAATCCGGCAGAAACCGCTCAAGCGGTCTCAAGCTCTATGGAGCATAAGGCTCATATGCCGCTTACTAGTATTATTTTTCTTGCTATCATGGCTGGAGCTGCTATTGCTATGGGTGATATTTTTTGGGCTCACTCGACAGTTGGTATGGCTGAAAATCAGTCTATTGGCCTTTCAAATTTTATCGGCGGTATCACATTTAGCTGTGGTCTTATGATGGTTGTCTTTTATGGCGGACATCTTTTTACAAGCTCAGTTTTAAGTGGTGTTAGCGCATATGAAGGAAAGCTAAAACTAGGTAAGACTATCGGATACTGGGCTATCGTTTGGATATTTAACTTCGTTGGCGGCGCACTGATTGCGTATATGTACTACTACTCAGGCTTGCCACTAAAGTATGATGGCTACATCTTGCAGCACTTTATACCAGCTGGCATTGGCAAGATCACAGCACCATTTCATGAGCTATTTATCCGCGGAATTTTTTGTAACGTCTTTGTTTGTATGTCTATTTGGACTGCGACAAGTGAGAGCAATCTATCTGGTAAATTCTTTGCCATTATGTGGATGATCGGCGCATTTGTGGCTTGCTCTATGGAGCACTGCGTGGCAAATATGTTCATCATAACTGAAGCTATTATCTCAAAAGCTCACTATATAGCAGCAAACGGCGGAGATATCGCTGCTGCAGCTGCGGCTCTAGGACATGGCATCACGGCTGAAAAGCTAGAAGTTTTAAACTGGGGAAATTTCATCGGTAAAAACTTAGTTCCAGTTACGCTAGGTAATATCTGCGGCGGACTTTTCTTTGTTGGTTTAGTTGGCTTTATGGCAAATAAATTTGATATGAAGAAAAAAGCTTAA
- a CDS encoding hydrogenase 3 maturation endopeptidase HyCI, with protein MKKAILCIGNPMRGDDDVGNEVGRIVEAELKEWKVFFGQDVPENEFSAIREFAPDILIVVDAMSGFDEDKIEFFDLSDDRDYIYSTHNLPTPVLLSYLRKICPKTLFLGISVLLENVLNFEEGLSEQAKKSARKAFLRIVEIDKNLVG; from the coding sequence ATGAAAAAGGCCATCCTTTGCATCGGTAATCCTATGCGTGGCGATGATGATGTGGGCAATGAAGTAGGTCGCATCGTAGAAGCTGAGCTAAAAGAGTGGAAGGTCTTTTTTGGGCAAGATGTGCCTGAGAATGAATTCTCGGCCATTAGAGAATTTGCGCCTGATATCTTGATAGTAGTCGATGCGATGAGCGGCTTTGATGAGGATAAGATAGAGTTTTTTGACCTAAGTGACGATAGAGACTACATCTACTCAACTCACAATCTACCAACTCCAGTGCTTTTAAGCTACTTGCGTAAAATTTGTCCAAAGACGCTGTTTTTAGGCATTAGTGTCTTGCTCGAAAATGTCTTAAATTTTGAAGAAGGATTAAGCGAGCAGGCTAAAAAAAGTGCCAGAAAAGCTTTTTTAAGAATTGTAGAGATTGATAAAAATTTAGTCGGTTAA
- a CDS encoding formate hydrogenlyase maturation HycH family protein has translation MIQVYKLTKRHMDDNDKLPRELKEIKIFSTCVGHGVGTIDFSEKILELSDEEFDEMIKNSGEYVKFKIGNLSKYFEVEIFAEHIAKLLPQLCECKLKEILANLKEGYIVLRKDF, from the coding sequence ATGATACAAGTTTATAAGCTTACAAAAAGGCATATGGATGACAACGATAAGCTTCCACGCGAGCTAAAAGAGATAAAAATTTTCTCCACTTGCGTGGGACATGGCGTTGGCACGATAGATTTTAGCGAGAAAATTTTAGAGCTAAGCGATGAGGAATTTGACGAGATGATCAAAAACTCAGGCGAATACGTGAAATTTAAGATCGGAAATTTAAGCAAATATTTTGAAGTTGAAATTTTTGCCGAGCATATCGCTAAACTCTTGCCGCAGCTTTGTGAGTGTAAGCTTAAAGAAATTTTGGCAAATTTAAAAGAGGGATATATCGTGCTTAGGAAGGATTTTTGA